A portion of the Maylandia zebra isolate NMK-2024a linkage group LG9, Mzebra_GT3a, whole genome shotgun sequence genome contains these proteins:
- the zeb1b gene encoding zinc finger E-box-binding homeobox 1b isoform X3 yields the protein MLQQGDTAVIYPEAPDDEPQRQGTPDTGIHDENGTPDSFSQLLTCPYCARGYKRYSSLKEHIKYRHEKTEESFSCPECNYSFAYRAQLERHMTVHKSARDQRHITQSGGNRKFKCTECGKAFKYKHHLKEHLRIHSGEKPYECSNCKKRFSHSGSYSSHISSKKCISVISVNGRSRLGNAKTQSQGQSPGLSTPPSVLRTQIREKLEHSKPLQEQLPLNQIKTEPVDYEYKPTVISSPTVTAMNGGVFGGGAAAPLQGTVQAVVLPTVGLVSPISINLADLQNALKVAVDGNVIRQVLENNAKGQVNSGLTTGTLHTPQQQLISAISLPIVGQDGNAKIIINYNLDPNQGQLTAHNLKKEPEPMSPAQTTTNTFKSQKLPEDLTIRGNRANETKEKEEKTTKTCLLCDNCPGGLDALHALKHCKKDCLKLNGAGLDRSDSTVAALLSDGGLCSQPKNLLSLLKAYFALNAEPTKDELAKISDSVSLPVSVVKKWFEKMQEGQISLGAPTPPSEEEDTCESNSVVSLVPGKDKATIIPPVTQDSPTEATPAEINGTHSSPASPSPLNLTAGGPGPAKKTQSTEGPLDLSLPKPARDEAERAANKTCLYPSPSSGSANMDEPLNLTCTKKEALPLSAMGTCPTALYASQPSAKSLDIVTTMQCLRALATNNKQTILIPQLAYTYTTTANSPAGTETHETIHLNGVKEDRQDTGSEGVSTVEEQNDSDSGPPRKKMKKTDSGMYACDLCDKIFQKSSSLLRHKYEHTGKRPHECGICSKAFKHKHHLIEHMRLHSGEKPYQCDKCGKRFSHSGSYSQHMNHRYSYCKKETQSQAGGRESPEEDGETQIDMEVLSGAQRQLLAPSQLDSDERGSSTREDEESEEEEEEEGVVDMDDIQVVQIGDEGGEEEDEPEERNEEEMKRVAVEEGGEEEKSETGEEEADTGQEDGLGSVQEETNVEEEKAMETEGSSPEAETEGGLSEREGGEVAEESQSETNRNEVCEDEKQTPREKGD from the exons ATGCTCCAGCAGGGAGACACAGCCGTCATCTACCCAGAAGCCCCGGACGACGAGCCTCAGCGCCAGGGCACTCCCGATACCGGCATCCACGACGAGAATG GAACTCCGGATTCATTCTCTCAGCTGCTCACCTGTCCGTACTGTGCACGGGGCTACAAGCGCTACAGCTCTCTGAAGGAGCACATCAAGTACAGGCACGAGAAGACGGAGGAAAGCTTCAGCTGCCCCGAGTGCAACTACAGCTTCGCCTACCGCGCCCAGCTGGAGAGGCACATGACGGTCCACAAGAGTGCACGAGATCAG AGACACATCACACAGTCGGGAGGCAATCGTAAATTCAAGTGCACTGAATGTGGCAAAGCATTTAAATACAAGCACCATCTGAAGGagcacctacgcattcacagcG GAGAGAAACCCTATGAGTGCTCCAACTGCAAGAAGCGCTTCTCCCACTCGGGCTCATATAGCTCCCACATCAGCAGTAAGAAGTGCATCAGCGTCATCTCAGTTAACGGCAGATCGCGCCTAGGAAACGCCAAAACCCAGAGCCAGGGTCAGTCACCAGGACTTTCAACACCACCCTCGGTCCTCCGCACTCAGATTAGGGAGAAGCTGGAGCACAGCAAGCCCCTGCAGGAGCAGCTGCCGCTAAACCAGATCAAGACAGAACCTGTAGACTACGAGTACAAGCCAACAGTGATATCGTCCCCGACTGTGACCGCCATGAATGGCGGCGTTTTCGGCGGAGGAgctgcagctcctctgcagGGCACAGTGCAAGCTGTGGTCCTACCCACTGTGGGGCTGGTATCGCCCATCAGCATCAATCTGGCAGACCTGCAGAATGCGCTCAAAGTGGCGGTGGATGGTAATGTCATCCGTCAGGTGCTAGAAAACAATGCCAAAGGCCAGGTGAACTCGGGGCTAACCACTGGAACGCTTCACACCCCACAACAGCAACTCATCTCAGCCATCAGTCTGCCAATAGTGGGTCAGGATGGAAATGCAAAAATCATTATCAACTACAATTTGGACCCCAACCAGGGTCAGCTAACAGCCCATAATCTAAAGAAAGAGCCAGAGCCTATGTCACCAGCTCAAACCACCACCAACACGTTCAAGTCCCAGAAACTCCCAGAAGATCTGACTATCAGAGGCAACAGGGCCAatgagacaaaagaaaaagaggagaagaCCACTAAGACTTGTCTCCTGTGTGACAACTGTCCCGGTGGGCTGGATGCACTCCACGCCCTAAAGCACTGCAAGAAGGATTGTCTCAAACTGAATGGCGCAGGCCTGGATAGGTCCGATTCTACTGTTGCTGCCCTGCTGTCAGACGGAGGTCTCTGCAGCCAGCCCAAGAACCTGCTGTCACTGCTCAAGGCCTACTTTGCCTTAAACGCAGAGCCCACCAAGGATGAGCTGGCCAAGATCTCTGACTCGGTCAGCCTCCCGGTCTCTGTGGTAAAGAAGTGGTTTGAAAAAATGCAGGAGGGTCAGATATCTCTGGGTGCCCCAACACCTCcctcagaggaagaggacacTTGTGAATCTAACAGCGTGGTGTCTCTGGTCCCAGGGAAGGACAAAGCCACTATAATTCCTCCTGTGACCCAGGACAGCCCAACAGAAGCTACCCCAGCAGAGATCAACGGCACTCACAGCTCGCCGGCCTCCCCTTCGCCACTAAATCTGACAGCCGGAGGTCCTGGCCCAGCGAAGAAAACCCAGAGCACCGAGGGACCCCTAGACCTATCGCTGCCGAAGCCAGCCAGAGATGAAGCAGAGAGAGCGGCCAATAAAACCTGCCTTTACCCCTCCCCTTCCTCTGGCTCCGCCAACATGGACGAACCCCTAAACTTAACTTGCACAAAGAAAGAGGCATTGCCACTCTCAGCCATGGGCACCTGCCCCACCGCACTGTACGCCAGCCAGCCAAGTGCCAAATCTCTTGACATCGTCACCACAATGCAATGCCTAAGAGCACTAGCCACCAACAACAAACAGACTATCTTGATCCCCCAGCTGGCTTACACCTATACCACTACAGCAAACAGCCCCGCAGGGACCGAAACGCACGAAACCATCCACCTCAACGGAGTCAAG GAGGACAGGCAAGACACGGGTTCAGAGGGTGTTTCCACAGTCGAGGAGCAGAACGACTCAGACTCGGGCCCTCcgaggaagaagatgaagaagacgGATAGCGGCATGTACGCCTGCGACCTGTGCGACAAGATCTTCCAAAAGAGCAGCTCGCTCCTGAGGCACAAATACGAACACACAG GGAAGCGACCTCACGAGTGCGGCATCTGCAGCAAGgccttcaaacacaaacaccactTGATCGAACATATGCGGCTCCACTCGGGGGAGAAGCCGTACCAGTGCGACAAGTGTGGCAAGCGTTTCTCCCACTCGGGCTCCTACTCCCAGCACATGAACCACCGCTACTCCTACTGCAAGAAGGAGACGCAGAGCCAAGCGGGAGGGCGGGAGAGCCCGGAGGAGGACGGCGAGACCCAGATCGACATGGAGGTCCTGAGCGGGGCACAGAGACAGCTCCTGGCCCCGTCCCAGCTGGACTCAGATGAGCGAGGGAGCAGCACCAGAGAGGatgaggagagcgaggaggaggaggaggaggaaggcgtGGTGGACATGGATGATATCCAGGTGGTGCAGATAGGGGACGAAGGAGGGGAAGAGGAGGACGAGCCAGAGGAGCGGAATGAGGAGGAAATGAAGAGAGTAGCGGTggaagagggaggagaggaggaaaaaagcgAGACAGGAGAAGAGGAGGCTGACACCGGACAGGAGGATGGGCTCGGGAGCGTTCAGGAAGAAACCAACGTGGAGGAGGAGAAGGCGATGGAAACTGAAGGAAGCTCCCCTGAAGCTGAAACTGAAGGTGGCCTGAgcgaaagagaaggaggagaggTCGCAGAGGAGAGTCAAAGCGAAACAAACAGGAACGAGGTTTGTGAAGATGAGAAGCAGACGCCACGGGAGAAAGGAGACTAA
- the zeb1b gene encoding zinc finger E-box-binding homeobox 1b isoform X1, with the protein MADGPRCKRRKQPNPKRTNVTNYNNVVEAGSDSDDEDKLHIVEEEGSLADGADCESTLPEDEHPREHCWDRVKEDCVSDGEDDVSTDALVEEMLQQGDTAVIYPEAPDDEPQRQGTPDTGIHDENGTPDSFSQLLTCPYCARGYKRYSSLKEHIKYRHEKTEESFSCPECNYSFAYRAQLERHMTVHKSARDQRHITQSGGNRKFKCTECGKAFKYKHHLKEHLRIHSGEKPYECSNCKKRFSHSGSYSSHISSKKCISVISVNGRSRLGNAKTQSQGQSPGLSTPPSVLRTQIREKLEHSKPLQEQLPLNQIKTEPVDYEYKPTVISSPTVTAMNGGVFGGGAAAPLQGTVQAVVLPTVGLVSPISINLADLQNALKVAVDGNVIRQVLENNAKGQVNSGLTTGTLHTPQQQLISAISLPIVGQDGNAKIIINYNLDPNQGQLTAHNLKKEPEPMSPAQTTTNTFKSQKLPEDLTIRGNRANETKEKEEKTTKTCLLCDNCPGGLDALHALKHCKKDCLKLNGAGLDRSDSTVAALLSDGGLCSQPKNLLSLLKAYFALNAEPTKDELAKISDSVSLPVSVVKKWFEKMQEGQISLGAPTPPSEEEDTCESNSVVSLVPGKDKATIIPPVTQDSPTEATPAEINGTHSSPASPSPLNLTAGGPGPAKKTQSTEGPLDLSLPKPARDEAERAANKTCLYPSPSSGSANMDEPLNLTCTKKEALPLSAMGTCPTALYASQPSAKSLDIVTTMQCLRALATNNKQTILIPQLAYTYTTTANSPAGTETHETIHLNGVKEDRQDTGSEGVSTVEEQNDSDSGPPRKKMKKTDSGMYACDLCDKIFQKSSSLLRHKYEHTGKRPHECGICSKAFKHKHHLIEHMRLHSGEKPYQCDKCGKRFSHSGSYSQHMNHRYSYCKKETQSQAGGRESPEEDGETQIDMEVLSGAQRQLLAPSQLDSDERGSSTREDEESEEEEEEEGVVDMDDIQVVQIGDEGGEEEDEPEERNEEEMKRVAVEEGGEEEKSETGEEEADTGQEDGLGSVQEETNVEEEKAMETEGSSPEAETEGGLSEREGGEVAEESQSETNRNEVCEDEKQTPREKGD; encoded by the exons tcacTAACTACAATAATGTGGTGGAAGCCGGCTCAGACTCGGACGACGAGGACAAGCTGCACATCGTGGAGGAGGAAGGCAGCCTGGCGGACGGGGCCGACTGCGAAAGCACCCTGCCAGAAGATGAGCACCCCAGGGAGCACTGCTGGGACCGAG TGAAGGAGGATTGTGTTTCGGATGGCGAGGATGATGTGAGCACAGACGCCCTCGTAGAGGAGATGCTCCAGCAGGGAGACACAGCCGTCATCTACCCAGAAGCCCCGGACGACGAGCCTCAGCGCCAGGGCACTCCCGATACCGGCATCCACGACGAGAATG GAACTCCGGATTCATTCTCTCAGCTGCTCACCTGTCCGTACTGTGCACGGGGCTACAAGCGCTACAGCTCTCTGAAGGAGCACATCAAGTACAGGCACGAGAAGACGGAGGAAAGCTTCAGCTGCCCCGAGTGCAACTACAGCTTCGCCTACCGCGCCCAGCTGGAGAGGCACATGACGGTCCACAAGAGTGCACGAGATCAG AGACACATCACACAGTCGGGAGGCAATCGTAAATTCAAGTGCACTGAATGTGGCAAAGCATTTAAATACAAGCACCATCTGAAGGagcacctacgcattcacagcG GAGAGAAACCCTATGAGTGCTCCAACTGCAAGAAGCGCTTCTCCCACTCGGGCTCATATAGCTCCCACATCAGCAGTAAGAAGTGCATCAGCGTCATCTCAGTTAACGGCAGATCGCGCCTAGGAAACGCCAAAACCCAGAGCCAGGGTCAGTCACCAGGACTTTCAACACCACCCTCGGTCCTCCGCACTCAGATTAGGGAGAAGCTGGAGCACAGCAAGCCCCTGCAGGAGCAGCTGCCGCTAAACCAGATCAAGACAGAACCTGTAGACTACGAGTACAAGCCAACAGTGATATCGTCCCCGACTGTGACCGCCATGAATGGCGGCGTTTTCGGCGGAGGAgctgcagctcctctgcagGGCACAGTGCAAGCTGTGGTCCTACCCACTGTGGGGCTGGTATCGCCCATCAGCATCAATCTGGCAGACCTGCAGAATGCGCTCAAAGTGGCGGTGGATGGTAATGTCATCCGTCAGGTGCTAGAAAACAATGCCAAAGGCCAGGTGAACTCGGGGCTAACCACTGGAACGCTTCACACCCCACAACAGCAACTCATCTCAGCCATCAGTCTGCCAATAGTGGGTCAGGATGGAAATGCAAAAATCATTATCAACTACAATTTGGACCCCAACCAGGGTCAGCTAACAGCCCATAATCTAAAGAAAGAGCCAGAGCCTATGTCACCAGCTCAAACCACCACCAACACGTTCAAGTCCCAGAAACTCCCAGAAGATCTGACTATCAGAGGCAACAGGGCCAatgagacaaaagaaaaagaggagaagaCCACTAAGACTTGTCTCCTGTGTGACAACTGTCCCGGTGGGCTGGATGCACTCCACGCCCTAAAGCACTGCAAGAAGGATTGTCTCAAACTGAATGGCGCAGGCCTGGATAGGTCCGATTCTACTGTTGCTGCCCTGCTGTCAGACGGAGGTCTCTGCAGCCAGCCCAAGAACCTGCTGTCACTGCTCAAGGCCTACTTTGCCTTAAACGCAGAGCCCACCAAGGATGAGCTGGCCAAGATCTCTGACTCGGTCAGCCTCCCGGTCTCTGTGGTAAAGAAGTGGTTTGAAAAAATGCAGGAGGGTCAGATATCTCTGGGTGCCCCAACACCTCcctcagaggaagaggacacTTGTGAATCTAACAGCGTGGTGTCTCTGGTCCCAGGGAAGGACAAAGCCACTATAATTCCTCCTGTGACCCAGGACAGCCCAACAGAAGCTACCCCAGCAGAGATCAACGGCACTCACAGCTCGCCGGCCTCCCCTTCGCCACTAAATCTGACAGCCGGAGGTCCTGGCCCAGCGAAGAAAACCCAGAGCACCGAGGGACCCCTAGACCTATCGCTGCCGAAGCCAGCCAGAGATGAAGCAGAGAGAGCGGCCAATAAAACCTGCCTTTACCCCTCCCCTTCCTCTGGCTCCGCCAACATGGACGAACCCCTAAACTTAACTTGCACAAAGAAAGAGGCATTGCCACTCTCAGCCATGGGCACCTGCCCCACCGCACTGTACGCCAGCCAGCCAAGTGCCAAATCTCTTGACATCGTCACCACAATGCAATGCCTAAGAGCACTAGCCACCAACAACAAACAGACTATCTTGATCCCCCAGCTGGCTTACACCTATACCACTACAGCAAACAGCCCCGCAGGGACCGAAACGCACGAAACCATCCACCTCAACGGAGTCAAG GAGGACAGGCAAGACACGGGTTCAGAGGGTGTTTCCACAGTCGAGGAGCAGAACGACTCAGACTCGGGCCCTCcgaggaagaagatgaagaagacgGATAGCGGCATGTACGCCTGCGACCTGTGCGACAAGATCTTCCAAAAGAGCAGCTCGCTCCTGAGGCACAAATACGAACACACAG GGAAGCGACCTCACGAGTGCGGCATCTGCAGCAAGgccttcaaacacaaacaccactTGATCGAACATATGCGGCTCCACTCGGGGGAGAAGCCGTACCAGTGCGACAAGTGTGGCAAGCGTTTCTCCCACTCGGGCTCCTACTCCCAGCACATGAACCACCGCTACTCCTACTGCAAGAAGGAGACGCAGAGCCAAGCGGGAGGGCGGGAGAGCCCGGAGGAGGACGGCGAGACCCAGATCGACATGGAGGTCCTGAGCGGGGCACAGAGACAGCTCCTGGCCCCGTCCCAGCTGGACTCAGATGAGCGAGGGAGCAGCACCAGAGAGGatgaggagagcgaggaggaggaggaggaggaaggcgtGGTGGACATGGATGATATCCAGGTGGTGCAGATAGGGGACGAAGGAGGGGAAGAGGAGGACGAGCCAGAGGAGCGGAATGAGGAGGAAATGAAGAGAGTAGCGGTggaagagggaggagaggaggaaaaaagcgAGACAGGAGAAGAGGAGGCTGACACCGGACAGGAGGATGGGCTCGGGAGCGTTCAGGAAGAAACCAACGTGGAGGAGGAGAAGGCGATGGAAACTGAAGGAAGCTCCCCTGAAGCTGAAACTGAAGGTGGCCTGAgcgaaagagaaggaggagaggTCGCAGAGGAGAGTCAAAGCGAAACAAACAGGAACGAGGTTTGTGAAGATGAGAAGCAGACGCCACGGGAGAAAGGAGACTAA
- the zeb1b gene encoding zinc finger E-box-binding homeobox 1b isoform X2, whose amino-acid sequence MADGPRCKRRKQPNPKRTNVTNYNNVVEAGSDSDDEDKLHIVEEEGSLADGADCESTLPEDEHPREHCWDRVKEDCVSDGEDDVSTDALVEEMLQQGDTAVIYPEAPDDEPQRQGTPDTGIHDENGTPDSFSQLLTCPYCARGYKRYSSLKEHIKYRHEKTEESFSCPECNYSFAYRAQLERHMTVHKSARDQRHITQSGGNRKFKCTECGKAFKYKHHLKEHLRIHSGEKPYECSNCKKRFSHSGSYSSHISSKKCISVISVNGRSRLGNAKTQSQGQSPGLSTPPSVLRTQIREKLEHSKPLQEQLPLNQIKTEPVDYEYKPTVISSPTVTAMNGGVFGGGAAAPLQGTVQAVVLPTVGLVSPISINLADLQNALKVAVDGNVIRQVLENNAKGQVNSGLTTGTLHTPQQQLISAISLPIVGQDGNAKIIINYNLDPNQGQLTAHNLKKEPEPMSPAQTTTNTFKSQKLPEDLTIRGNRANETKEKEEKTTKTCLLCDNCPGGLDALHALKHCKKDCLKLNGAGLDRSDSTVAALLSDGGLCSQPKNLLSLLKAYFALNAEPTKDELAKISDSVSLPVSVVKKWFEKMQEGQISLGAPTPPSEEEDTCESNSVVSLVPGKDKATIIPPVTQDSPTEATPAEINGTHSSPASPSPLNLTAGGPGPAKKTQSTEGPLDLSLPKPARDEAERAANKTCLYPSPSSGSANMDEPLNLTCTKKEALPLSAMGTCPTALYASQPSAKSLDIVTTMQCLRALATNNKQTILIPQLAYTYTTTANSPAGTETHETIHLNGVKDRQDTGSEGVSTVEEQNDSDSGPPRKKMKKTDSGMYACDLCDKIFQKSSSLLRHKYEHTGKRPHECGICSKAFKHKHHLIEHMRLHSGEKPYQCDKCGKRFSHSGSYSQHMNHRYSYCKKETQSQAGGRESPEEDGETQIDMEVLSGAQRQLLAPSQLDSDERGSSTREDEESEEEEEEEGVVDMDDIQVVQIGDEGGEEEDEPEERNEEEMKRVAVEEGGEEEKSETGEEEADTGQEDGLGSVQEETNVEEEKAMETEGSSPEAETEGGLSEREGGEVAEESQSETNRNEVCEDEKQTPREKGD is encoded by the exons tcacTAACTACAATAATGTGGTGGAAGCCGGCTCAGACTCGGACGACGAGGACAAGCTGCACATCGTGGAGGAGGAAGGCAGCCTGGCGGACGGGGCCGACTGCGAAAGCACCCTGCCAGAAGATGAGCACCCCAGGGAGCACTGCTGGGACCGAG TGAAGGAGGATTGTGTTTCGGATGGCGAGGATGATGTGAGCACAGACGCCCTCGTAGAGGAGATGCTCCAGCAGGGAGACACAGCCGTCATCTACCCAGAAGCCCCGGACGACGAGCCTCAGCGCCAGGGCACTCCCGATACCGGCATCCACGACGAGAATG GAACTCCGGATTCATTCTCTCAGCTGCTCACCTGTCCGTACTGTGCACGGGGCTACAAGCGCTACAGCTCTCTGAAGGAGCACATCAAGTACAGGCACGAGAAGACGGAGGAAAGCTTCAGCTGCCCCGAGTGCAACTACAGCTTCGCCTACCGCGCCCAGCTGGAGAGGCACATGACGGTCCACAAGAGTGCACGAGATCAG AGACACATCACACAGTCGGGAGGCAATCGTAAATTCAAGTGCACTGAATGTGGCAAAGCATTTAAATACAAGCACCATCTGAAGGagcacctacgcattcacagcG GAGAGAAACCCTATGAGTGCTCCAACTGCAAGAAGCGCTTCTCCCACTCGGGCTCATATAGCTCCCACATCAGCAGTAAGAAGTGCATCAGCGTCATCTCAGTTAACGGCAGATCGCGCCTAGGAAACGCCAAAACCCAGAGCCAGGGTCAGTCACCAGGACTTTCAACACCACCCTCGGTCCTCCGCACTCAGATTAGGGAGAAGCTGGAGCACAGCAAGCCCCTGCAGGAGCAGCTGCCGCTAAACCAGATCAAGACAGAACCTGTAGACTACGAGTACAAGCCAACAGTGATATCGTCCCCGACTGTGACCGCCATGAATGGCGGCGTTTTCGGCGGAGGAgctgcagctcctctgcagGGCACAGTGCAAGCTGTGGTCCTACCCACTGTGGGGCTGGTATCGCCCATCAGCATCAATCTGGCAGACCTGCAGAATGCGCTCAAAGTGGCGGTGGATGGTAATGTCATCCGTCAGGTGCTAGAAAACAATGCCAAAGGCCAGGTGAACTCGGGGCTAACCACTGGAACGCTTCACACCCCACAACAGCAACTCATCTCAGCCATCAGTCTGCCAATAGTGGGTCAGGATGGAAATGCAAAAATCATTATCAACTACAATTTGGACCCCAACCAGGGTCAGCTAACAGCCCATAATCTAAAGAAAGAGCCAGAGCCTATGTCACCAGCTCAAACCACCACCAACACGTTCAAGTCCCAGAAACTCCCAGAAGATCTGACTATCAGAGGCAACAGGGCCAatgagacaaaagaaaaagaggagaagaCCACTAAGACTTGTCTCCTGTGTGACAACTGTCCCGGTGGGCTGGATGCACTCCACGCCCTAAAGCACTGCAAGAAGGATTGTCTCAAACTGAATGGCGCAGGCCTGGATAGGTCCGATTCTACTGTTGCTGCCCTGCTGTCAGACGGAGGTCTCTGCAGCCAGCCCAAGAACCTGCTGTCACTGCTCAAGGCCTACTTTGCCTTAAACGCAGAGCCCACCAAGGATGAGCTGGCCAAGATCTCTGACTCGGTCAGCCTCCCGGTCTCTGTGGTAAAGAAGTGGTTTGAAAAAATGCAGGAGGGTCAGATATCTCTGGGTGCCCCAACACCTCcctcagaggaagaggacacTTGTGAATCTAACAGCGTGGTGTCTCTGGTCCCAGGGAAGGACAAAGCCACTATAATTCCTCCTGTGACCCAGGACAGCCCAACAGAAGCTACCCCAGCAGAGATCAACGGCACTCACAGCTCGCCGGCCTCCCCTTCGCCACTAAATCTGACAGCCGGAGGTCCTGGCCCAGCGAAGAAAACCCAGAGCACCGAGGGACCCCTAGACCTATCGCTGCCGAAGCCAGCCAGAGATGAAGCAGAGAGAGCGGCCAATAAAACCTGCCTTTACCCCTCCCCTTCCTCTGGCTCCGCCAACATGGACGAACCCCTAAACTTAACTTGCACAAAGAAAGAGGCATTGCCACTCTCAGCCATGGGCACCTGCCCCACCGCACTGTACGCCAGCCAGCCAAGTGCCAAATCTCTTGACATCGTCACCACAATGCAATGCCTAAGAGCACTAGCCACCAACAACAAACAGACTATCTTGATCCCCCAGCTGGCTTACACCTATACCACTACAGCAAACAGCCCCGCAGGGACCGAAACGCACGAAACCATCCACCTCAACGGAGTCAAG GACAGGCAAGACACGGGTTCAGAGGGTGTTTCCACAGTCGAGGAGCAGAACGACTCAGACTCGGGCCCTCcgaggaagaagatgaagaagacgGATAGCGGCATGTACGCCTGCGACCTGTGCGACAAGATCTTCCAAAAGAGCAGCTCGCTCCTGAGGCACAAATACGAACACACAG GGAAGCGACCTCACGAGTGCGGCATCTGCAGCAAGgccttcaaacacaaacaccactTGATCGAACATATGCGGCTCCACTCGGGGGAGAAGCCGTACCAGTGCGACAAGTGTGGCAAGCGTTTCTCCCACTCGGGCTCCTACTCCCAGCACATGAACCACCGCTACTCCTACTGCAAGAAGGAGACGCAGAGCCAAGCGGGAGGGCGGGAGAGCCCGGAGGAGGACGGCGAGACCCAGATCGACATGGAGGTCCTGAGCGGGGCACAGAGACAGCTCCTGGCCCCGTCCCAGCTGGACTCAGATGAGCGAGGGAGCAGCACCAGAGAGGatgaggagagcgaggaggaggaggaggaggaaggcgtGGTGGACATGGATGATATCCAGGTGGTGCAGATAGGGGACGAAGGAGGGGAAGAGGAGGACGAGCCAGAGGAGCGGAATGAGGAGGAAATGAAGAGAGTAGCGGTggaagagggaggagaggaggaaaaaagcgAGACAGGAGAAGAGGAGGCTGACACCGGACAGGAGGATGGGCTCGGGAGCGTTCAGGAAGAAACCAACGTGGAGGAGGAGAAGGCGATGGAAACTGAAGGAAGCTCCCCTGAAGCTGAAACTGAAGGTGGCCTGAgcgaaagagaaggaggagaggTCGCAGAGGAGAGTCAAAGCGAAACAAACAGGAACGAGGTTTGTGAAGATGAGAAGCAGACGCCACGGGAGAAAGGAGACTAA